From Polynucleobacter difficilis, a single genomic window includes:
- a CDS encoding response regulator transcription factor, whose translation MRILIVEDEPTLCAQLRMALEEQGYAVDIANNGEDGLHMGKEEAFDVAILDLGLPKLDGISVLKGWRLARKKLPVIILTARDNWSEKVSGIDAGADDYLTKPFHMEELLARIRSVIRRTAGHSSPVLSIKGLLLDTRSSKVSLDGNPIPLTAHEFKLLEYLMHHPNEVIDRATLGEHIYAYNEDPDSNTIEVFIARLRKKIPEGLIETIRGLGYRLNDDL comes from the coding sequence ATGCGCATATTAATCGTCGAAGATGAGCCTACCCTCTGCGCACAATTGCGTATGGCTTTAGAGGAGCAAGGCTATGCGGTGGATATCGCCAACAACGGCGAGGACGGCCTCCATATGGGCAAAGAGGAAGCCTTTGATGTTGCCATCTTAGACCTAGGCCTTCCTAAACTTGACGGAATATCCGTTTTAAAGGGCTGGCGTCTTGCCAGAAAAAAACTACCCGTTATTATTCTGACCGCACGGGACAACTGGAGTGAAAAGGTATCTGGTATCGATGCGGGCGCAGATGATTACCTGACTAAACCATTTCACATGGAAGAGCTCTTAGCCCGCATACGGAGTGTGATTCGGCGAACGGCGGGGCACTCATCCCCTGTCCTGTCGATTAAAGGGCTCCTTTTAGATACCCGTAGTAGTAAGGTGTCTTTGGATGGCAATCCGATTCCCTTAACTGCCCATGAATTTAAGTTGCTTGAATACCTAATGCATCATCCGAACGAAGTGATTGATCGTGCAACGCTAGGTGAGCATATTTATGCATACAACGAGGATCCTGATTCCAACACCATTGAGGTTTTCATTGCCCGCCTGCGCAAGAAAATACCCGAGGGCCTGATTGAAACCATTAGAGGCTTAGGTTATCGCCTAAATGATGATCTTTAA
- a CDS encoding PepSY domain-containing protein yields MTFIFRFVLLAFLITQPHLAYADSDQDRARKAVEQGEVMPLQHILQKMAKDYPGQVLEVELERKKNTWVYEIKQLSASGVLTKLEVDAKTGVVIKQKSKNSSQ; encoded by the coding sequence ATGACCTTCATTTTTCGATTCGTACTGCTTGCATTTCTCATCACCCAACCCCATTTGGCTTATGCAGATAGCGATCAAGATCGCGCCCGTAAAGCAGTGGAGCAAGGGGAAGTGATGCCTCTGCAACATATTCTTCAAAAAATGGCTAAAGACTACCCAGGTCAAGTCCTTGAGGTTGAGCTGGAGCGCAAGAAAAACACTTGGGTTTATGAAATCAAGCAACTTTCCGCCAGCGGCGTTCTCACCAAGCTTGAGGTGGATGCCAAGACCGGCGTCGTCATTAAGCAAAAATCAAAAAATAGCAGTCAGTAA